DNA sequence from the Calidithermus timidus DSM 17022 genome:
GCTGGCCGGGCTCGAGGCCCTGGGTGACGACCTGGTTCACCCCGTCGTCGGGGCCCAGCACCACCCGCACCGTCTCCTGGGTGCCGTCGGGCTTGAGCACCTCCACGTAGCTGCGGCCCCGCACGGTTTGCACGGCCCGCTTGGGGATGATGAGGGCATCGGGAATTTCCTGGATGAGGATCTCGCCCTCGGCGGTCATGCCGGGCTTGAGCTTGTGCTCGGGGTTGGGGATATTGACCGTTACGTAGAACACCGCGATGTTGGAGACCACGCTGGCCTGGGGCGAGATGTTGGTCACCACGCCCTGGAAGGTCTCGTCGCTGAAGGCGTCGAGGGTGACCTCGACTTTTTGCCCTACCCGAACCTTCGAGATCTCGCTCTCGTCGATCTGCACTGGCAGGTTGACACTGGAGATGTCGACGAGGGTGAGCAGGGCAGAGCTGTTGCTGTTGGTGGCTCCCACCCCCACGCTGCCCACCTGCCCATTAACCTCCGCCACCACCCCGCTGAAGGGCGCGTAGATCTTGGTGGCGGCGAGGTTCTCCTGGGCCGTCTTGACTTCGAGCTGGGCCTGCTGCACGGCGAGCTGGGCGTTTTTTAAGTCCTGGGCGCCCGAGCTGGCCTTGAGGCTGAGCGATTGGCGGGCGGTCTCGAGGTTGACCCGTGCGCTCTCGAGGCTGGCTTGAGCCTTGGCATAGGCGTCTTTGGCCTGCTGCAGGCTCTGTAGGCTGGTGCCGCCGACGTCGTAGAGCTTCTGGGTGGCCTCGAGGTTGTCGCGGGCGCTCTGTAGGTCGCGGCTCGCGTTGGCGTAGGCCACCTCGGCACTGGTCACGCTCTGGCGGCCCGCAGCTTCGGTGCTGGCCTGATTGGCGCGCAGGGCCTCGAGGTTGGCCTGGGCCTTTTGCAGCGCAAGCTGGGCGTTCTCGAGGGCGCGCTGATAGTCGGTGGGGTCGAGCCGGGCGATGAGCTGGCCTTTTTGCACCCGCTCACCTACCTCGGGTAACTGGAGGACGACGCCGTTGACCTTGGGCTTGACCTCGAGGGTCTGGACGGCCTCGAGGGTGCCTGGTCCCGATACCGATACCCGGAAAGCGGAGCGGGCAACGGTGGCGGTCTCGTTTGTGGAAGTTGTCTGAGTATTAGTGGCGCGGGAGCGCAGCAGCCACCATCCGGCCAAGGACAGCACGGCCAGTATCAGCAAAAAGGCTGGCCACAGACGCGTAATGCGGGGTTTTGGGCGGGCATTCGTCATGGATTTCATCCTGAAGTGCCCGCCCAAAGGTTCGGTGTATGCATTGAGAAGATTTTGTGAAGAGCGCTCTAATCGCCCGTTCCGCCAAGAGCGGGAACGGCATGGGGTGGGCCGCTGCGGCCCCGCTCGAACAGGTAGAAGGCCGCAGGCACGACGAAGAAGGTCAGGATGGCTGAGAGCAGGATACCGCCTAGCATCACCACCCCCAGTCCCTGGCCGAACTCTGACCCCGCTCCCCTGCCCAGGATTAGGGGGAAGCTGATGACCAGCACGGTGAGGGTAGTCATGACGATGGGCCGGAAGCGCAGAACGGCGGCTTCGATCAGGGCTTCCTTCAAGGACATGCGCCCCATGCGCTCGACCACGA
Encoded proteins:
- a CDS encoding efflux RND transporter periplasmic adaptor subunit, coding for MTNARPKPRITRLWPAFLLILAVLSLAGWWLLRSRATNTQTTSTNETATVARSAFRVSVSGPGTLEAVQTLEVKPKVNGVVLQLPEVGERVQKGQLIARLDPTDYQRALENAQLALQKAQANLEALRANQASTEAAGRQSVTSAEVAYANASRDLQSARDNLEATQKLYDVGGTSLQSLQQAKDAYAKAQASLESARVNLETARQSLSLKASSGAQDLKNAQLAVQQAQLEVKTAQENLAATKIYAPFSGVVAEVNGQVGSVGVGATNSNSSALLTLVDISSVNLPVQIDESEISKVRVGQKVEVTLDAFSDETFQGVVTNISPQASVVSNIAVFYVTVNIPNPEHKLKPGMTAEGEILIQEIPDALIIPKRAVQTVRGRSYVEVLKPDGTQETVRVVLGPDDGVNQVVTQGLEPGQQVVLPVRSSSSSSSSNQQRQGGGFGLPVRIPAGGGR